The following proteins are encoded in a genomic region of Streptomyces collinus Tu 365:
- a CDS encoding nuclear transport factor 2 family protein has product MTVTELPQSATAGLYQEIQQFYAQQMHLLDDGRVEEWARTFTEDGVFAANAQPVPAVGRAAITEAAARATEAYAAAGVQRRHWLGMVSVESATERTVTARCYALVIETPRGGRPEIKASTLCEDRIVRADGAWQIQDRRITRDDLI; this is encoded by the coding sequence ATGACCGTCACCGAGCTGCCGCAGTCCGCCACGGCCGGGCTGTACCAGGAGATCCAGCAGTTCTACGCCCAGCAGATGCACCTGCTCGACGACGGCCGGGTCGAGGAGTGGGCCCGGACCTTCACCGAGGACGGCGTCTTCGCGGCCAACGCCCAGCCCGTCCCGGCCGTCGGCCGCGCCGCGATCACCGAGGCCGCCGCCAGGGCCACCGAGGCGTACGCGGCCGCCGGCGTCCAGCGCCGGCACTGGCTCGGGATGGTCTCGGTCGAGTCCGCCACCGAGCGGACGGTCACCGCCCGCTGCTACGCCCTCGTCATCGAGACCCCGCGCGGCGGCCGTCCCGAGATCAAGGCCAGCACCCTGTGCGAGGACCGCATCGTCCGCGCCGACGGCGCCTGGCAGATCCAGGACCGTCGGATCACCCGCGACGACCTCATCTGA
- the fabG gene encoding 3-oxoacyl-ACP reductase FabG encodes MAQQLKDHKAALVTGATSGIGLAAARTLAEAGYAVFICARGEESVRLTVKQLREEGYEADGTVADVRDPESVKALVGAAVAAFGRIDVLVNNAGRSGGGVTADLTDELWNDVIATNLNSVFFATREVLTQGGMRERGWGRIINIASTAGKQGVVLGAPYSASKHGVVGFTKALGNELAPTGITVNAVCPGYVETPMAQRVREGYAAAYDTSEEQILAKFQAKIPLGRYSTPEEVAGLVGYLASDTAASITSQALNVCGGLGNF; translated from the coding sequence ATGGCTCAGCAGCTCAAGGACCACAAGGCCGCGCTCGTCACCGGCGCCACCAGCGGCATCGGCCTGGCGGCCGCCCGCACCCTGGCCGAGGCCGGGTACGCCGTCTTCATCTGCGCCCGCGGCGAGGAATCGGTGCGGCTGACCGTGAAGCAGCTGCGCGAGGAGGGGTACGAGGCCGACGGGACCGTCGCCGACGTGCGCGACCCGGAGTCGGTGAAGGCGCTGGTGGGCGCCGCCGTGGCCGCCTTCGGCCGGATCGACGTGCTGGTCAACAACGCCGGGCGCAGCGGCGGCGGCGTCACCGCCGACCTCACCGACGAGCTGTGGAACGACGTCATCGCGACCAACCTCAACTCCGTCTTCTTCGCCACCCGCGAAGTCCTGACCCAGGGCGGCATGCGGGAGCGCGGCTGGGGCCGGATCATCAACATCGCCTCCACGGCGGGCAAGCAGGGCGTGGTCCTCGGCGCCCCCTACTCCGCCTCCAAGCACGGCGTGGTCGGCTTCACCAAGGCCCTCGGCAACGAGCTGGCGCCCACCGGCATCACCGTGAACGCCGTCTGCCCCGGCTACGTCGAGACGCCCATGGCGCAGCGCGTGCGCGAGGGATACGCGGCGGCCTACGACACCTCGGAGGAGCAGATCCTCGCCAAGTTCCAGGCGAAGATCCCGCTCGGCCGCTACTCCACGCCCGAGGAGGTGGCCGGCCTGGTCGGCTACCTGGCCTCCGACACCGCCGCCTCGATCACCTCGCAGGCCCTCAACGTCTGCGGCGGCCTCGGCAACTTCTGA